The following nucleotide sequence is from Zingiber officinale cultivar Zhangliang chromosome 10A, Zo_v1.1, whole genome shotgun sequence.
cccaaggccaacacggatgGTAAAGaatgtatgataagagagaataaggagagaaagtatgttgagagaaaaagtataatgagagaatgaggagagagaaagtatgatgagagataataaggagagagaaagtgaaatgaaagaaaaattgaataaatatattaagaatatttttgtctaaaacttaatttttattctcATTTTTATCAAAATCGAAGGGAAGAGGTGAGTTTTATCAAtacctaaattttttaatttcatttcaaaattttaatttcatttccaTCACAAAAACATAAATTTAGGAATAAATTTATTCTCTTACTCCTAAACATTTAAATCAAAcgtcacttaaatttttttaaaggttAAATAatatattgtattttttttaaattactaaAATCACCAATACTCCGCGACAAAAGGGGTGAGgggtattttgaaaattctaatctATGTTTAGCTactcatcaatttttttttaaaagagcatttataattatttaactgCTATAACTTACCCAGATAATACCGAATCGGAGCCATTCTCACGGAAATTCATAGATTTGTTCTAGAACCATCtacactgcctgacgactatttACCACGCTTCGATTCCTTGCCTGAAACACTCGTCACTAAGCGGGTTCGTCGCCGCTTCTTTAGCTCCTATTCTCCGGCGAATTCATGGCGACTGGGCTATCCCGATGCAGGTTGGGCACTTCCTCTACCGTCTCCCTCCACCCTCCTCTTGCCACTTCGAGGCTCAGTTCCGGTCGATCTCCCGGACCTCCTCGTTCCTTCCTCTGCCACCCCAATCCAGAAGCGGATTTACTTCGGCCGGATTGAGATGCAAGGTGGGTCAGAGGGGGCGTCGGATGGGGATCAGGTGCGAAACGGCTGAAGCTTCAAGGGAGAAATTCGAGTACCAGGCTGAGGTAGGTCGCCGTTTCTTCTGCATTTTACTTGCTATCttgaatttaaatattttatttctgaaATTGCGTCGGATGGTTCTCtgtgcattttattgttgttggGTTCTTTAAGTCTGTTGGTTCAACTATAGAACTTGACTCTTTGAGCATGGCATCTCAGGTTCTCCTGATATACTTCAGATAAAAGAGATTTTCTCTAACTGAGGAAGATTTTCATTTTGACGACATTTTTGATAAAGAGATGTAGACAAAATAGTTATGATACCTTAATGTTCAGCGAATTTTATGTTCATAACAACTTAGATTCTTCTTAGCTCTCTGGATAGACTTGTAATCCTGTTAAGGTTTTAAGTCTATTCTTGCATGTCCTGTTTGTTCCTAAGCATTGGTTTGGCCTTTTGTATTAGTTTCAACTTTCAATCATatatattcttttaaaataattttatacttTGTGGCTTTATACTTTAAGATGTTGGTTAAATGCATGTCAGTTAGCTGTTGGATTTGATTGTCCATAGTCGGTATAGTCACTGATCCTGCTCCAAGATCCTCAAGGTTGACTCGTTGACTTATTGATAAGAAAGTTGACCACTTTTGAAAAGATTATTGTTAGGGATCCGTCAGAGACTAGTATCAAATTTCTTTTTGGAAGAAGAAAATAtatcctccttttctctccttagcgctatccttttataccttttcggtggactcttcttcttcttcctctaattAATGATGTTGCATTAAGTATAGAGGATCTTTGTTTTTGCTTCTTCTATGTATTTAATGAAGCTATAATACTTGCATAATTAATGAGGGAGGCTATTGTTTTGCTCCGTCTGACTGTTCCCTTTTCCCATGCACTAAGGGATTAATAATAGGTATTTAATGTAGGCGACATTAATTCACTATAACAGAACAACATTTCCCCTAATCAAGAGGGTATAGGTTCTCTAGTCAGTGACACAGCTACAGGAGACTAGTCATACAGTGCCTCAAGGATATACCCTTGGGCACATGCGAGCGTCATGTCCATGCCTGGTTGGCCCGATCGACTTGTTGAACGCCATGTACGCCCGATTAGGAGGTACAACTACCGATCGGCTAGAACAAGGCTTGTATCAACCGCGACCTTGACGACCTCGATCAAGAGGCACTATAGCTGGTAGGCTGAACAAGGTTTATATTGACCGCGACCTTGATTCTGACCGTTACGCCATTCCTTATGTTGACCGCCACATCATTCTTTTCGTTGACTTCTTGACGCCATTTGGTGCCCTCTTTGAACCgccacatcacaagcctctccCTCTAGTCCAATCGAAGGAGGTGTGAACCCGACTGACTGGAGACATCGACTTAGTCAAAAACCTAAGTGCTCTCTTCCACGTGGAGAGAGAGAACAAAAATCTTCCATATTTATTGAAGCATGTACCAAGGGATTTTGCATTTATGAGGCGTGGTGCTTATTAATGAAGTGTGTCACGCTTCGTAATTGATTTATGATGTCATAACCTTGTTGGGCCAATAGCCTTACAAGGCTTGTGTACTTGATTGTGATCACATCAGGTGATATGATTGATCGAGGTTTGATTTGTTGGTGAAAATAATGATTTGGGAAAGGTTCCTCGATAATCGTGCCTGATCAGACGGACAAAAATTAATCCCGCTTACCTTTGTCCCCTAATCCTACGATTACCATTGAAGAACCATCAAAGAACCAAAGGTATATTAGGTTTTTAGGGCATTCTCTCCTCCCATGTTGCTTCTTCCTGTGCTAATCTTCGGCTGCGACTTCAGCGATCCTTTCCTCTCAATCTTCTTCATTCCTAGCTTTCACCCTCCGTGTAAGTCCTCCCTTTCCTCTTCATGGTATAACTTTCATTGCCTAGACTTCATTTAGCACTTGTAACCTTCTAAATTCCCAATGTCATTCATTCCATGGTATAAATCCACCCGTTCATCCATGACCGGGGAGCTTCGAGGGGGACTTAGACTAGATTACGACATTCCAACTGATTATGTAATCTGAATACCTTGAAGGGATCAGGTACCCTCCATGCCTCCGTCGGGATTCATCACCTTTTTCCATGGGCAGATTGAAAGTGGACTTCGATTTCCAATTCCTGAACTTTTTTGGGACATTTCT
It contains:
- the LOC122026961 gene encoding uncharacterized protein LOC122026961, whose amino-acid sequence is MQVGHFLYRLPPPSSCHFEAQFRSISRTSSFLPLPPQSRSGFTSAGLRCKVGQRGRRMGIRCETAEASREKFEYQAERYWYWNDQIRANRLLGIVAQRGTSTFLKALKEKSGTVELWNIIFPNVFMG